The DNA window GGTACTAAATCCTTATCATTGTATAAATCAAGCTCTAAAAAGGGTACAAGAAAATGAGGGTTTTTAGTGAGCAAAGGGTGATTTTCAAACATTTTAGGGTATTTGTGGCGGTTAAGCAATGCAAATGTCAATGCCTTAAGCCATGTGGTACCTGATTTTGGAGTTGTAACAATGAGAATATCTGAGTTAAGGGAATTATTGAAGTGCTTTTGGCAAGACAATACTCCTTGCAACTGCCTTGTGAAGTACCAAAATCCTTGGTATTGGTGTAAGTGGCTTGCAAGCCAACCTTTCTCCATTGGCAAGGTTGCTATCAAATCCTTGCATTCTTGGGACACTTCACTCTCTTGCAAGTATTTTGGAATTGCATTATTGGGTTGGGATGACATGGTTTGAAAAAAGGGTTGGTTTGGTTTGACTCACTAGCTCTCATGCATGTATATATAAGAGCAGAGAAATAAATCTAACCAATATAATAATGTATAGTGTGTGAAAGCTAGAAGCAACAGAGCAATGAGCATGTGAGCCAACAGTAAAAACGAGATTTAATTTTAGAATGACATACATGTGTATAAGTGCAAGTTAAGTCCCACAGTGCTATTTGAGATTCCCGtgcactaaaattttttttaaaattttaatggtAATAATTATGTCTCTAAAATTAGTAAAAGTGTATCATAAAGTTCTGATTTATTTTTCGTTGACAGTGTGTTGATGTAGTTTAATGACGTGGACTATTAATGATATGTGTCAATTTATGATTTAAtcacatataataatataataacggATCGAAAAGTAATTTGTGGCATACTGACGTAATGTAGATGAATACGTTATGTGTCACAATACTATTTgactatattttttatcaaaagtttattttagttattaaaattgaatCTCGTGTactgaattaattattttaatattttttttctttttatgtatcttctctttttttcttcaattgtttttacTGTATTAATAAACTATTGAGCTAAATTGATTGtacttaattatcaaaataatttagTCGCGCGTAGTATCACGTTCTTTTTATATTATAGTAgacattcttattttatttgttaatttagttttaataatctcaatttcttatgtttttgttttgggTTCTACTGTGTTCTTTTGTTAGTTTGGGCTAGTAGGTCAAGTTGTGTTTtctatttatcatttatttcatttttattttaggcttatgtttttttttaagtagtttttttaTTAGACTCAATGCTCGTTTCCTGACCAAAACAAAAAGACTCAATGCATCTTTTGTTATCCTTTTAGTCTTTTACAAATTAATAGTTCTATTCAATTTTAATTGTCAACTATTAAGTAAACAAATTCGTTAATTCAACATTTAGAACCCTGTGACTGCAAGTGTTATTGAGGAGAATAATGCGTCCAAAAACACCTTGTTGCTATTTAATTAATCCCcaatattgttgttgttgctatttttttttagttaagaaCTTAATTGTAGGTATGAATTCATTGCACTTTAACTTCTTTGTAGGTTTACATATGAAAATATAGTGGCAAACTGAATGTTATGAGTATTATTATATAACAAATTTGAAGccatttcttttaatttggttGGTGGTTGATGATTAGATAAATTTGAATATCTAAATGttagatatatttatttaaaaaaatataaaatccttttttttattataatataaaatgcttctataaatttatattaaaaaaaattatatatttgtttctactttttcttcttcatataAGGAATTAAGGAAGTATGTTTTTTGATCTCACAAATAAACGACATCGAGAAAATCGTTTTAGGTACGACCCAATCAATTAAGGTCAGGAACACATTGGGAACGCAAAAAGAATCAGATTTAGATAATGAGTAGTGAcactataaaattatttatctggatccaaattaatattaagaaaaaaatatagataaataatagtattattGAACAATATAAACAATGAACTTAAAAAACTTATTCATGGAATTCAATTTCGCAATTTAATTAGTAGAAACACTTCTTTTACTCTTAATACATGAGTTACTCTTTAGCAATATCTTGTGATTCGATTCATTGAATAGAATTATATCATACAAGAAAGAACCTCTATGGTATATATAGAGATGATACTGAAGTTATTGATACCATAATCTTTTTTCCATAATAATGTCTCATAACTTTGGCCGGGCATAGCATCATTCCACAATAATATATAGTAACGctttctactaataataaaaataaacattagaaaaaaaaattatttattatatgtcaTAACATTATTATTACAATAATCATCTAAAATTGAATCCCATGTTCAGTCAATTTATTTGCAATAATATTGTTCAATTTTTCAACCATCTCTGTTGTGAGATAGtttttccaatctccaacttgGCCACgacgaaaaaaaatattgttttctaCTCCAAAAGATGTCTTTCCATTGGTGTTCACTTCCAAATTGCTCAAATTATCAAAACTACAAAGCTTTAAGATATCATCCATCACTCCAacagcttcttcttctctagaAAAAGGAAACCCTAAAAATTCAGCTAGTTCTTTCAAAACAAGCAATGGATTCATTTTGATCTCTTCATACTTTAGAAACATTATCTTCTTATTATTTGAACTTTTCATACCTTCATTCCAATACCCTAACATGTGATCCCAAAAGGGTCCACCAGGACTCACTCCCTTGCAAAACATCTCAAAAGCATCTTCAAGTGAGAAGTTGTCTGTGATTCCTTTTCGCAATTTGTTTGTAAAATGCCAACGTGAAATTAAAATGTCTTTAGGATCTCTACAAAGGTATACTATCTTACAAGACGATTCTTTTACTGAATTCGGTAACGAGACATAGGGAAAATGAGTGGATATGATCCttggagaagaagagaataacGATGATGACCGCGACAACGAGTTGAAATTAGGAAGAAACTCATTGCTGGAATTTAGGTCAAACTCCAAAAAGGGTACAAGAGCATGAGGGTTATTATTGATCAAAGGGTGATTTTGGAAATTCGGATACTTACTTCTATTTACTATGGAAAATGCTAATGCCTTAAGCCAAGTGGTGCCTGATTTTGGAATTGAAACAAGGAAGATATCATTGTCATTTGCATGAAAGTGCTTTTGAAGAGTTACTAGGGCTTGAAGGATAAAAGGGTTGTACCAAAAGCCTTGGTATTGGTAAAGGTGTTTTTCTGCCCAACCATTTTCCATTGGCAGGTTTGATACCAAATCCCTAAGTTCTTGGGGTAACTCATCTTGAACAAATTTTTGCAAAAGGGAGGGTTGATCTTCTGCCATGCTGCCTAAAATTTCTTTTGGGAAAGAAAAGCTTAATTTGATTATAGAGCTTGTGGATTTGATTGTTGGTCCAACTACATACTTGATGGGTATTTATAGATGTATTTAtcattttataactttttttttaaattagagttAGGGAGATTCAAAGCCGTGGATTAATTGCCAAAATTTACGagaattataatatttttttattttttattaaattcattaaaaaaatagtaaatacatTATGTTTtcaatgaatataaaaaaataaaaacccaaTAATTGTCTCCAAATAAATATACAAACTAAGGAAAACAAagtttctgtttttcatttacTAATGTTAGAAACTGATGTGAATacacaaaattattattacataacacaaattttaattaatataattaataacacATTTCTTTTAGTTGACCTTTAAAATAAACCTTTCTTAAAACCCTATGTGTTTTATATGATCGTTTGTGttctaaataataataagcCAATTATTGAATGTTATGGTCCCATTTTGTTTCCTTTCGCCAGTGTTGCCACCACAAAGATGGAACACTCAACTAAATTTAGCGAtgcttgaaaaagaaaaaaagaaattgtcGGCAGAACTTgccaagaaagagaaaaatataataaaataatattaaaaattggaCATACATCATTATTTTATAGGGTACACTTAAAATTTGATCTCTTTCTATTCCGATAAAAATCTGTCTAATATAGAGTCAGGTAATTATCTGCTTTAATAAGACAGGTGTGAATTGGATATCCATAAATACAAATTGCGTTATTATTCCTAaagtttaagattttttttagctATAAAATGCCACATTAAAGTAAATGTATCTTTGAGATCCCTACATGCACATATAGATACATTACATCTATCATTTGACTCTTTTATTGACTTTAACAATTtcgataataaattaaattggattgCTCTatctaatagttaatttattagtcTATTTAAATTTAGGAAGTTTAAATTAtgttttgtatatataataactCATTAACTaacgataaatttttaaatagagctTAATATCGTAGTAAATTAATCTTTGtcttattgaattaaaaaataccataaaaaacCAACAATGACAAAGGTTAATTAGTCTATGTAGAGAGGATATGCatataaagaaaaatgaaataaatattaAGAGTATGTAAGTGATGATTGAAATATGAAAGAAAGTGGTGGGTTAATATGTTTATATGAAGATTTTTTATGGTGTCTAAATTTCATAtgtagaatttaaaaataaaagaataagtttttttttatttctacttttaaataatttaaataaaaaaatttatagacaAAAAATTTTCCTTATATAAAAtcagaaaagtaaaaataaatgtatatttgtgaaaattaaaagtgaattGAATAAGACATCATGTGTTATGTtatctatataaataaaataaagttatatttttaaaaaattaaaaaaactttagcatttaatttattttaattttgtttttaacatttcaaatattatttaattatatactttatttaatatttgagaatttgtcatttattattatttttattatattatataattaagaaatactaaacttattttattttaggtgaaTACTATTCAACCTCCTCTAAAATAATATGTAAGTTATCCTTCATGatgtatcaaattttaattggtTATTATCTTAACCATAATTggattattttgtaatttattatttgagatGGGTAATggtataatttattaaaatatcaaaatctcaCTTCTATAGATTGAaatatttttccactcctcAATTCTTTCTTTATCGCGTAGCTTCGTTCCTTCCAAACATCGCAGTCGTCGTCGTTATCTACTGCCCTCTCACAGTAATCTTCAGTGCATCATTTCTTAACTACGTCGTTGAATTTCCGTCCTTCCTAATGCTGATGTCATCTCACTCGATCCCTCTTTCTGCTGCTGTGGATCACTACTTACTAATATAATTAATGGTTAGtttgattattaaaatttttattaaaaaaatatatctttatttaattacataataaaatatatgtttatatgtaaaatataatagaatataataaaGTAAATCTATTTAGAGtacttaaaatataattaaaattataaacatataaatataatagtaaaatttGTACTTTAAACAAGTAAACATATGCTTtatcatatataaattatttaaaaaaattgaataaattgttaaaattaataacacaaatttaaaataataaaatctaacattTTTAccgtattttttataatattttattctttNttcatattttattatttaattaatatttaaaaaattatttttatgagaaattattttttgtattatcttaaaaaaagaGACCaatataacattttaaaaaataacgtaaaaataatattttaaataaaaaatatttaattttaaaatttttaaatacaaaaataaattatataaatatttaagagataaatataaaatacatgcctaaaataaataaaacatataaatagaAGTAATCTTGAGaaatagaaaattatttttgtctgttttatttattttaggcatgtattttatatttatctcttaaatatttatacaatttatttttgcatttaaaaattttaatattaactattttttatttaaaatatcatttttatgttattttttaaattgttacaTTGATCTCTTCTTtaagataatacaaaaaaattataaaaataatttatttaattattaagtaaataataaagtactaataaattaaaatttaaaagaataaaaatactataaaaaatacttgtaagaaagttaaattttatcattttaaatttgtgttattaattttaattatttattcatttttttaaataatttatgtatgataaaagatgtttacttatttaaaatacaaattttattattatatttgtatattcctgattttaattatatttttaagtacTTTGAAtagatttattatattatatattatatatattttatatacgaAGTATATGTTCTATAActaaataaagatatattttttaataaaaaattttaataaccaaactaacaattaattatGTTGATAAGGAGTGATCCATTGTAAAAAGAGAGATCGAGTGAGAGGACAGAAGATCAGAAATGATGAGACGATGTTGGCTCTTCTCGTCACAACGACGATGGCGAAGCTACGCCATGAAGAAAGAATGGAGGAGTAAAAAGGTAACATAAGTGGGAGTttgatattttaagaaattatatcaTTACCCATCTCAAatgataaattacaaaataatctaattatggTTAAGATGATAACCAATTAAAATTTGACACGTCATAAATGGtaacttacatgttattttagaaAGGCCTTGtattcctctcttggatttgaAATTGTGTTACCAGGAAGACTATTAATGGTCCTCttatcaatttcattaacttttGTGGCTAATTGACCCATCCGAATCTCCAAGTTTTAAATTGTATTTGTAGACCTCTCAtgtatttgcttgctcagttggcccatttgtacctccaaatttctaatggaggctctggttttCTGTATAAAACTCCTCCtcatctcccaattagaatcttGTTGGAATTGAGAGTTTGCCTGCTGAGAtggttgttgttgatgagaCTGAAATTAGCGGTTATTATGATTGTTCTGTTGAAAACCGCcgtgagaattattgttgaaattctaAGATCTATAAGGTTGTTCCATCCACCCAAGATTGTATGTCTTAGAGTATGGATTATTATTGGAATTTTtagtgagtttaattttgatgtattgacAGTGTAAAATGTGTTTTACACAGTTGTGTAATTATATTTCGTCTTTTGGATGACAATTCACActgtctataaaaaataattattttttttacgtagTGTTACGTCATTAgatgtaaatataaaattattttatactaacaccatattaaaattaatttatttttaatttccctttataacaaaaaacaaaatttcttattacaattttcattttttaaaaaaatcaactctcccaaaatatatattctctCTTGCTACACCATAAAAATGGCAGTATTACAAATGCTATTTTgacatcaatattttttaaacaattaaatataattttttttgttttattaattaaaaaaatttaaatatataaataattaataacaaactatttttataagatGTCAAGAATATGTGGtgtttgaataatatttttttataaatatctatATGTACCCAGAATAATATTGACAGatatattgatataatatttaaattaaatatatataaatattaccgTTAATTTAAACGTATGtaaatatgtaaaattatatatttttttgttggttaaaatatgtaaatacatttttatatttgtgaaaTTGAGTATATCTAAGTCAtcaaaaaaggaaaatggaatatattaaaataaataaatattaataattaccATTAATTTAaatgtgtataaatacataaagttatatgtttttttgtcggttaaaatatgtaaatatatCTAAgtcatcaaaaaagaaaaaaaggtatatattaaaataaataaatattaataaatttttgtgtgtaAAGTTAATATTTTTGGAGAGAGAGAGTGTACATTCAAaaagtccaaaaataaaaaaatcatacaaggtctaatattatctttaataattaattaacataaatataattaacctATTTAATCAATACATTATTTATATGTTACATAAGACAAAATatactatattttatttataacatattaaattttgtcttttgatttACTCTCTTTTTAAATACTTGTCACACTACCTTTTTAATAACACAAACATAcacatataaaaaaatctttctttCTACATCATAAAACTCACCTTAAAATAAACCTTTCTTAAAACCCCATGTGTTTTATATGATCGTCTGTGTTGTAAATAATAAGCCAATTATTGGATGTTATGGTcccattttgtttcttttcgTAATAACAGTGTCTAGTTGCTCAATCACTTCAACAACTGTACAAAGTTTTTCTATCGCCAGTGTTGGCACCACAAAGATGGGAACACTCAACTAAATTTAGCGAtgcttgaaaaagaaaaaaagaaattgtcGGCAGAACTTgtcaagaaagagaaaaatataataaaataatattaaaaattggaTATACatcattattttctatatatatagaatataCTTAAATTCTGATCTCTTTCTATTCCGATAAAAATCTAGCTAATATAGAGTCAGGTAATTATCTGTTTtaataagtttaattattctctcgattcttataattttattgaatttttaattaagtttttatatttttttaattaaattttataattaaatttatatcgtgacaaaaatattaaaattaatgaaatattttattaaattatacagAATATTCAGTCAAATATTAAGTATATTCGTTttgtttaacagaatattctgttaattctaACATTTTTATCACGatagaaatttaattacaaaatttataacaaaatttaattaaaaaatataaaaatttaattaaaaatttaataaaattataaagagtgatagaataattaaatcccTTTAATAAGGTAAGTGTGGATTGGATATCCATAAATACAAATTGCGTTGTTATTCCTAAAGTTAAGATTTTTTTAGCTATAAAATGCCACATTGAAGTAAATGTATCTTTGAGATCCCTACATGCACATATAGATAAACTACATCTTACCATTTGactcttttatttactttaacAATGaggataataaattaaattaagttgGCCTAGTGGTTAATTTATCAGTCTGTTTAAATTAATGTTGGGATTCAAATTTTGTCTTAtaaatacaataatttattggccaataataaactcttaaataaaatttagtatcacaataaattagtctttaatttACTAAACTGAAGAAAATACAGTTGAAAACTAACAATGAGGATAGTAGCCTTTGTAACCATAGAGCAAGGTTATTAATTAGTCTATGTAGAGAGGATATGcataaaaagtaaaagataaTTGCCGTTGTTTATGAATGTGTTAAGATATATATGAAATAAATATTAAGATGAGTATGTATGtgatgattgaaaaatgaaagaaagcgGTGGGTTAATATGTTTAtatgaagatttttttttatggtatCTAAATGTTATAtgtagaatttaaaaataaaagagtggggtttttttaatttttacttttaaataatttaagtaaaaaaattatagacgTAAAAAAATTTCCCTTATATAAAatcagaaaagtaaaattaaatgtatatttgtgaaaattaaaagtgaattGAATAAGACATCatgtgtatttatataaataagataaagtatattttttaaaataaaaaaatttagtatttaatttattttaattttgtttttaacatNNNNNNNNNNNNNNNNNNNNNNNNNNNNNNNNNNNNNNNNNNNNNNNNNNNNNNCATTTAATTATatactttatttaatatttgagaATTTGacgtttattatttttattatattatataattaaaaaatactaaatttattttatcttattaattgtACAAAAATTACTGTAGTTTTTATTGATCCAATAATTCTGTGGACCTTCGTGGAGCTATATTTCCTTGTgtgaatgaaattaaattaaaatggaaAAGAACGTCTCCACGTCGTTaaaaatgaagatgaaaacAAATTTCAGGATATGAAGTAGGAAATGATATTAGAGCCTTATATTTCCATCATTAGTAAAAGAAACAATCATACTCTATTCTTAggaatattaaaagaaattccTAATAATTTGTACTATTAAA is part of the Arachis duranensis cultivar V14167 chromosome 1, aradu.V14167.gnm2.J7QH, whole genome shotgun sequence genome and encodes:
- the LOC127744827 gene encoding cytosolic sulfotransferase 5-like, yielding MAEDQPSLLQKFVQDELPQELRDLVSNLPMENGWAEKHLYQYQGFWYNPFILQALVTLQKHFHANDNDIFLVSIPKSGTTWLKALAFSIVNRSKYPNFQNHPLINNNPHALVPFLEFDLNSSNEFLPNFNSLSRSSSLFSSSPRIISTHFPYVSLPNSVKESSCKIVYLCRDPKDILISRWHFTNKLRKGITDNFSLEDAFEMFCKGVSPGGPFWDHMLGYWNEGMKSSNNKKIMFLKYEEIKMNPLLVLKELAEFLGFPFSREEEAVGVMDDILKLCSFDNLSNLEVNTNGKTSFGVENNIFFRRGQVGDWKNYLTTEMVEKLNNIIANKLTEHGIQF